One window from the genome of Candidatus Eremiobacteraceae bacterium encodes:
- a CDS encoding adenylate/guanylate cyclase domain-containing protein, with protein sequence MPHHTQAEKRQSKHPVSLPSGTVTFLFSDIEGSSERWETHRDAMKAAVARHEELMRAAIARYDGYVFKSLGDAFCSAFATAPNAVNAALDAQRALSAEDFLAVRGLRVRMGLHTGYADERDADYFGTAVNRVSRLMSIGHGAQVLLSGATHALVQHEASRDRIFTDLGLHRLKDLAEPEHVWQVTLSGLSSDFPPLKSLDTLPNNLPIQVTSFRGREQDLEDLKVHIVEHRLVTLFGAGGIGKTRLAVQLGAEVLDRFPDGVWIADLAPITDPELVSSVVAKAVGVSQAQMRPIDESLTQSLKLKQLLLILDSCEHVLGAAAALADAIHRQCPNARILATSRQALGVSGEKVLGLASLAVPDSAVNLDPTAALRFGAVALFADRASLVDQSFRLDDDNALIVADICRRLDGIPLAIELAAARVKVMSIPNLAQRLTERFKILTGGSRTALPRQKTLRALIDWSYDLLSPQEQELFDRVAIFAGSFTLDAAAVVCTDDGIEQDDVLDLIVSLADKSLLVVDTRGKQERYRVLESTREYALAKLTASGERERLARRHAGYFRDIAQKAERSFGAMPLSEWLAILESDVENFRATMEWALVRDQDVVLGGSIAGALEMFWWHGGAEAEGLRWIKAALRKIDESEQADVAMRLRRALALLMSRLLYS encoded by the coding sequence ATGCCACATCACACCCAGGCCGAGAAACGGCAATCCAAACATCCGGTGTCGTTGCCCTCGGGAACGGTCACCTTTCTGTTCTCTGACATCGAAGGCAGCAGCGAGCGATGGGAAACGCATCGCGACGCGATGAAGGCCGCCGTTGCCCGACATGAAGAGCTGATGCGGGCGGCGATCGCACGATATGACGGCTATGTTTTCAAGTCCCTCGGCGATGCATTTTGCTCCGCATTCGCCACAGCCCCAAACGCCGTAAATGCCGCACTCGACGCTCAGCGTGCCCTCAGCGCAGAGGACTTCTTAGCGGTCCGCGGCCTGCGAGTTCGAATGGGTCTGCATACCGGCTACGCAGACGAACGTGACGCCGATTATTTTGGTACCGCCGTCAACCGCGTCTCACGGCTCATGTCCATCGGCCACGGTGCGCAGGTACTGTTATCGGGTGCCACCCACGCGCTCGTGCAACACGAAGCATCTCGTGACCGGATATTCACAGATCTCGGCTTGCACCGACTCAAGGATCTTGCCGAGCCCGAGCACGTATGGCAAGTCACCTTAAGCGGCCTATCAAGCGATTTCCCGCCGCTTAAATCGCTGGATACGCTTCCCAATAACCTGCCGATTCAAGTCACGAGCTTCCGCGGCCGCGAGCAAGACCTTGAAGATCTGAAGGTGCACATCGTCGAACACCGTTTGGTCACGCTCTTTGGAGCCGGGGGCATTGGCAAGACGCGGCTAGCGGTTCAACTTGGCGCCGAAGTCCTCGATCGCTTTCCAGACGGCGTATGGATCGCCGATCTCGCACCGATCACCGACCCGGAATTGGTGTCGAGCGTTGTCGCCAAGGCAGTGGGCGTTAGCCAAGCGCAAATGCGCCCGATCGACGAGTCGCTGACGCAGTCTCTCAAATTAAAGCAGCTTCTCCTAATTCTCGACAGCTGCGAGCACGTGCTTGGAGCCGCTGCTGCCCTAGCCGATGCGATTCATCGCCAATGTCCGAACGCGCGCATTCTTGCCACCTCACGCCAGGCGCTAGGAGTGAGCGGGGAAAAAGTGTTAGGGCTCGCCTCGCTGGCGGTACCCGATAGTGCGGTTAATCTCGACCCCACGGCTGCGCTCAGATTTGGTGCGGTGGCCCTTTTTGCTGACCGCGCGTCGCTCGTCGATCAATCGTTTCGCCTCGACGACGACAACGCGCTGATCGTGGCGGATATTTGTCGTCGGCTCGATGGCATCCCACTTGCGATCGAACTGGCCGCGGCACGCGTGAAAGTGATGAGCATTCCCAACCTCGCGCAACGGCTAACCGAGCGCTTCAAGATTCTTACCGGAGGCAGCCGCACAGCTCTTCCCCGGCAGAAGACGCTGCGTGCGCTCATCGATTGGAGCTACGATTTGCTCTCGCCTCAGGAGCAGGAGCTGTTCGATCGTGTGGCGATTTTTGCCGGCAGCTTTACTCTCGATGCCGCAGCCGTCGTATGCACCGACGACGGCATCGAGCAAGACGATGTGCTTGACCTGATTGTTTCGCTTGCGGATAAGTCGCTGCTAGTGGTAGATACAAGAGGCAAACAGGAGCGCTATCGTGTGCTTGAATCCACTCGCGAGTACGCGCTGGCAAAATTAACGGCGAGCGGTGAGCGCGAGCGGCTCGCGCGCCGGCATGCCGGCTACTTCCGGGACATCGCTCAAAAGGCGGAGAGAAGCTTTGGCGCAATGCCGCTGAGCGAATGGCTTGCGATACTCGAGTCGGACGTAGAAAACTTTCGCGCGACAATGGAGTGGGCGCTAGTCAGAGATCAAGACGTGGTTCTAGGCGGCTCGATCGCCGGTGCTTTGGAGATGTTCTGGTGGCACGGCGGCGCCGAGGCAGAGGGCCTCCGTTGGATCAAGGCGGCGCTCCGTAAAATCGATGAGAGCGAGCAGGCGGACGTGGCTATGCGACTCCGGCGGGCACTTGCGCTTCTCATGTCGCGCTTGCTCTACTCATAA
- a CDS encoding AAA family ATPase, translating into MSGTVTPDIIPGVLPVRISLFGQPRVAAADDSREFPLPRKTLNVMAYLILHCGRHTARDSIAYALFPDDDEETARGHLRRNLSYLLSSLPQTPHEARFVLSEFDRIAWNPTAAADVDVFSFNRAVAEGRDGDALACYTGDLLPTLYDDWTNGERERLRDVYHDALARTIMRDRSLRRFDRAVESAHRLLDEDPWREDIVRQLIAIRYEAGDRAGALAEFERFAVRLHADMNVEPMPETLAIRDAILSGVRLASSESPARGPETQGAPSLTLPFAGRAIAMDSGLRLWHAAADGRAKVLFVAGQAGIGKSRFTTELARAIEREGGVVVRGETAAGGEHRPYEAFVEALRNAAPIRARSAPRDKNDVWQRMLDELLDEYARATFVDDRAARVRLFESVRRGLSDLARTRPATVILEDVHWAGAATIDLLEFVATRLGNEQVLIVVTFRSDELPTAHPLRALRRQLQSHGNASELELGPLDAVDANTAARTAVPDSVDDQMLKQAVTRSGGVPLLLHEALQDIVSGRQTNSGGIEEVFKSRLARLSSDAETALMYGAVIGARFDVTALAAATGWSDDQLVDALRESIELGLIRASARAPGLAFSFTHHLAYAAALEHLSAQELEVAHALVARALASLPQSHSARSAEIARHFQAARNAAKSAEYFLRAARYALDVFANEEARDTASAGLSLIDGSDPAQARLTYDLLAIRERAFARMGALAERRTDALSLRELSLGDAERSCSALERVFDAYRDDALMRRETLARLEVLASASERNAAIFDRMSATDAFLEHDFTTSRDAAFRASQAFERLGDPRAAFLAWAQYVNSLCRLGDYKHAAEQIANVRPAYEANEDVELRMEFHHVASTLLGELPEIALNDARQSLELALRVGDRFAEARGHQNAAVYLGKMGEFKTTLREHERALEAYRDVGDVAGVAASIVNLATVRGFCGDREGAEALFNELPDQTLEQPGIALRVIYTRAALAMRSGCMSEVENHLVEVRDLATRLKNELYIARVAALHGEFCARMGRDAEARTFLDEALTGLQRLEQRALTMETRALFARFSAGVGDFAAARAHAAQAIALAEGFQIQHFAEQAWHLAAAHVLLGESARAWHFAESAARAFVEGAMRMDADLAESYSRLPWHRHTIEYLSDRSVPIRLSDPE; encoded by the coding sequence ATGTCAGGAACAGTCACGCCCGACATAATTCCGGGCGTGCTGCCGGTTCGCATTTCGCTCTTTGGGCAGCCGCGCGTCGCCGCAGCTGACGACTCACGCGAGTTTCCATTGCCGCGCAAGACGCTCAACGTGATGGCGTACTTGATCCTGCATTGCGGGCGGCACACGGCGCGCGACTCGATCGCGTACGCTCTATTCCCCGACGATGACGAGGAGACCGCGCGCGGTCACTTGCGGCGAAATCTCTCCTATTTGCTGTCCTCGCTGCCCCAAACGCCGCACGAGGCACGCTTCGTCCTTTCGGAGTTCGACCGAATTGCGTGGAATCCGACGGCCGCAGCGGATGTGGACGTATTTTCGTTCAACCGCGCCGTTGCCGAAGGCCGCGATGGTGACGCACTTGCGTGCTACACCGGGGATCTTCTTCCCACGCTGTACGATGATTGGACCAACGGCGAGCGCGAGCGATTGCGCGACGTTTATCATGATGCGTTAGCGCGCACGATCATGCGAGATCGATCGCTGCGGCGATTCGATCGCGCCGTTGAGTCCGCCCACCGCTTGTTGGATGAGGACCCATGGCGGGAGGACATCGTGCGCCAATTGATAGCGATCCGCTATGAGGCCGGCGATCGCGCGGGAGCACTCGCTGAATTCGAGCGGTTCGCTGTTCGTCTGCATGCCGACATGAATGTCGAGCCGATGCCGGAAACGCTGGCGATTCGCGACGCGATCTTGAGCGGTGTCCGCCTGGCGTCCAGCGAGTCTCCGGCCCGCGGGCCTGAGACTCAAGGGGCGCCCTCGCTGACATTGCCATTCGCAGGCCGAGCAATTGCCATGGATAGTGGGCTGCGTCTTTGGCACGCTGCTGCGGACGGGCGCGCGAAAGTGCTTTTCGTTGCAGGTCAAGCCGGCATCGGAAAGAGCCGTTTTACGACCGAACTCGCGCGTGCGATCGAGCGCGAAGGTGGCGTCGTCGTCCGTGGCGAGACCGCCGCCGGCGGGGAACATCGCCCGTACGAAGCATTTGTGGAGGCGTTGCGGAATGCAGCCCCGATTCGTGCGCGATCCGCGCCACGCGACAAGAACGACGTTTGGCAGCGCATGCTCGATGAGTTGCTGGACGAGTATGCGCGCGCGACTTTTGTTGACGACCGAGCCGCGAGAGTTCGACTTTTTGAATCGGTGCGGCGTGGATTGTCTGATCTGGCGCGCACTCGCCCTGCAACCGTAATCCTCGAGGACGTCCACTGGGCTGGTGCGGCAACGATCGACCTGCTCGAATTCGTGGCGACGCGACTTGGCAATGAGCAAGTGCTGATCGTCGTGACATTCAGAAGCGATGAATTGCCGACCGCGCATCCGCTTCGCGCTCTGCGCCGTCAACTTCAGAGTCACGGCAATGCGAGCGAGCTTGAGCTTGGTCCGCTCGACGCTGTCGATGCGAACACCGCTGCCCGAACTGCTGTTCCGGATTCGGTAGACGACCAAATGCTGAAGCAAGCGGTGACGCGGTCCGGCGGCGTGCCGCTACTCTTGCACGAAGCGCTGCAGGACATTGTGTCTGGGCGGCAGACGAATAGCGGCGGAATCGAAGAGGTCTTCAAGTCGCGCCTAGCTCGACTCTCGTCCGATGCCGAGACAGCCCTCATGTATGGTGCCGTCATCGGTGCACGCTTCGATGTGACGGCCTTGGCAGCGGCAACCGGCTGGAGCGACGATCAACTGGTTGATGCTCTTCGCGAGTCAATCGAACTGGGCCTCATACGCGCGAGCGCACGGGCTCCCGGGCTTGCTTTTTCGTTCACGCACCATCTCGCGTATGCTGCGGCACTCGAGCATCTCTCGGCGCAGGAGCTCGAAGTCGCGCATGCATTGGTGGCGCGCGCGCTTGCGTCGTTGCCGCAAAGCCATAGCGCCCGTTCTGCGGAAATCGCGCGGCATTTCCAAGCCGCCCGCAACGCGGCGAAGTCCGCTGAATATTTCTTGCGAGCCGCGCGTTACGCGTTAGATGTGTTCGCGAATGAAGAGGCTCGGGATACCGCCTCTGCAGGTCTATCGCTCATCGATGGGAGCGATCCCGCACAGGCGCGTTTGACCTACGATTTGCTGGCAATTCGCGAGCGCGCTTTCGCGCGCATGGGCGCTCTTGCCGAGCGCCGGACGGACGCACTTTCGTTGCGCGAGCTTTCTCTAGGCGATGCAGAGCGTTCGTGCAGTGCCCTGGAACGAGTCTTTGACGCGTACCGCGATGACGCACTTATGCGACGCGAGACGCTTGCGCGTCTGGAAGTGCTCGCATCGGCCTCCGAACGAAATGCTGCGATCTTTGACCGCATGTCGGCCACCGATGCATTCTTGGAGCATGATTTCACCACGTCGCGGGATGCTGCGTTTCGAGCCTCGCAAGCATTCGAGCGGCTTGGTGACCCACGCGCGGCCTTTCTTGCCTGGGCGCAATACGTCAACTCGCTCTGCCGGTTGGGTGACTACAAGCATGCTGCAGAACAAATTGCAAACGTGCGGCCGGCATACGAGGCCAACGAAGACGTGGAACTGCGAATGGAGTTCCACCACGTCGCATCCACGCTACTCGGAGAGCTCCCCGAGATCGCTTTGAACGATGCGCGTCAATCACTGGAGCTCGCGTTAAGGGTCGGCGATCGATTTGCCGAGGCGCGCGGTCACCAAAACGCCGCGGTATACCTCGGGAAAATGGGCGAGTTCAAGACGACCCTTCGCGAGCACGAGCGGGCGCTTGAGGCGTACCGGGACGTCGGCGACGTCGCCGGCGTCGCTGCATCGATCGTGAATCTCGCCACGGTTCGCGGATTTTGCGGCGACCGCGAAGGTGCCGAAGCGCTGTTTAATGAGTTGCCGGACCAAACGCTCGAACAGCCAGGAATTGCACTACGCGTAATCTACACCCGAGCAGCACTCGCGATGCGTTCCGGTTGCATGTCTGAGGTTGAAAACCACCTCGTCGAGGTGCGCGACCTTGCTACGCGACTTAAGAACGAACTGTATATAGCACGCGTCGCGGCGCTGCATGGCGAGTTCTGCGCACGGATGGGGCGCGATGCGGAAGCGCGAACGTTTCTGGACGAGGCACTTACCGGACTACAGCGTCTCGAGCAGCGAGCCCTCACGATGGAAACGCGCGCGCTGTTCGCCCGCTTTAGTGCGGGCGTCGGTGACTTTGCGGCGGCGCGGGCGCACGCAGCGCAGGCAATCGCCCTGGCAGAGGGTTTTCAGATTCAGCATTTCGCGGAGCAAGCGTGGCACCTCGCCGCTGCACATGTTCTGTTGGGCGAAAGCGCTCGCGCCTGGCACTTCGCGGAATCGGCCGCACGTGCATTTGTCGAGGGGGCGATGCGGATGGATGCCGATCTGGCTGAATCCTATTCGCGCTTGCCCTGGCATCGCCACACCATCGAGTATCTCAGTGACCGATCCGTCCCAATCCGCCTTAGCGATCCCGAATAG
- a CDS encoding DUF969 domain-containing protein has protein sequence MLPLIGVLVVAAGFALRRNPLIVVTIAGITSALLAGMPPARIIDAFGSGFANSRSISLAFIVLPVVGLAERYGLQQRAKLLIAKAAGLTAGRLLLVYLFVRQLASALGLASIGGVAQMVRPVIYPMAEGAVMRAYGDDLPERVSDEVKAHSAAADTIGVFFGEDVFVAVGAVLLITSYVDATYHLTLDPLQIALWAIPTAIAAFVIHGFRLLRLDGRLKAMLESGSDPREKKA, from the coding sequence ATGCTTCCGCTGATTGGCGTTCTCGTCGTCGCCGCCGGATTTGCCCTGCGCCGCAATCCGCTTATCGTCGTCACGATTGCGGGCATCACGTCCGCGCTGCTCGCCGGCATGCCGCCCGCGCGCATCATCGACGCGTTCGGCTCCGGCTTTGCGAACAGCCGCTCGATCTCACTCGCGTTCATCGTCTTGCCCGTCGTCGGGCTCGCTGAGCGATACGGCCTCCAGCAGCGCGCGAAGCTCTTGATCGCGAAAGCGGCCGGCCTGACGGCAGGGCGTCTTCTCCTCGTTTACCTGTTCGTTCGCCAGCTCGCGTCGGCGCTCGGCCTGGCGAGCATCGGCGGCGTCGCGCAGATGGTGCGCCCGGTGATCTATCCGATGGCAGAGGGCGCCGTCATGCGCGCATACGGCGACGATTTGCCGGAGCGGGTCAGCGACGAAGTGAAGGCGCACTCGGCTGCGGCCGATACGATCGGGGTCTTCTTCGGTGAGGACGTCTTCGTCGCGGTCGGTGCGGTGTTGCTCATCACCTCGTACGTCGACGCGACGTATCACCTTACGCTCGACCCGTTGCAGATCGCGCTGTGGGCGATCCCGACGGCGATCGCGGCGTTCGTCATCCACGGCTTTCGGCTGCTGCGGCTCGACGGACGGCTGAAGGCGATGCTCGAAAGCGGCAGCGACCCTCGCGAGAAAAAAGCGTGA
- a CDS encoding ice-binding family protein, translating into MRILTPLQALSAAAALALLAGCSGGSAIAPNPSTPRGFIPMTMGGIVAPVGQLPQPNAIIADVPLGSDSRFAVLAGSTVTNSGPTIVTSNLGLSPGSAVTGFPPGIVKDGKIHAGDIHAAQAQLDLTTAYNNAAGRKNPTKVPADIGGMVIGPGLYKAPVSLAITGNLTLDGQNKKNGVFIFQVPSTLTTSVNSSITLINMAKPCHIFWQVGSSATLKTGSVFKGVILAQASISLGKGVSVEDGRLLARSGAVTLLRDIVTEPGP; encoded by the coding sequence ATGCGTATTCTCACACCACTTCAAGCGCTGAGCGCAGCGGCGGCGTTAGCGCTGCTTGCTGGCTGCTCCGGCGGTTCGGCGATCGCGCCGAACCCGTCCACCCCCCGAGGCTTCATCCCCATGACGATGGGTGGCATAGTTGCCCCTGTGGGCCAGCTGCCCCAGCCCAACGCGATTATAGCGGATGTGCCCCTTGGATCGGACTCCAGATTTGCGGTGCTGGCCGGCTCCACGGTTACGAACTCCGGTCCAACAATAGTGACAAGCAATCTCGGGTTAAGTCCGGGCTCGGCGGTGACCGGATTCCCGCCGGGAATCGTGAAAGACGGAAAGATCCACGCTGGTGATATTCACGCGGCGCAGGCTCAACTCGATTTGACCACCGCATACAACAACGCGGCCGGACGAAAGAACCCGACTAAGGTACCCGCTGATATTGGCGGGATGGTAATCGGACCTGGCCTTTACAAGGCACCGGTTTCGCTTGCGATCACCGGAAACTTGACCCTCGACGGGCAGAATAAAAAGAACGGCGTCTTCATTTTCCAGGTGCCATCAACTCTCACTACCTCGGTCAATAGCAGCATCACGCTGATTAACATGGCCAAGCCGTGCCACATTTTCTGGCAGGTCGGCAGCTCGGCAACTCTTAAAACGGGATCGGTCTTCAAAGGGGTCATTCTGGCGCAGGCATCAATCTCTCTTGGTAAAGGCGTCTCGGTCGAGGATGGAAGACTGTTGGCGCGGTCCGGTGCGGTAACATTGCTCCGAGACATTGTTACTGAGCCGGGCCCGTAA
- a CDS encoding DUF979 domain-containing protein, with amino-acid sequence MITAEWIFWLAGAFFLATGVQIAFDHSHAQRWTNCAFWSLLGLSFFYGSFVSLLPLWPLGLAVIAMALIAGFGLTSPGTVSTTTEAEREEGARSKGDLLFAPALTIPVVTIAFAVGISKIAIGGVPLLAKGQATLVGLGVAVIVALIVGVVLLKPKQPFVALREGRRLLESVGWAVLLPQMLTVLGGLFTQAGVGTAVGAIAQHVVPEQSRMFAVIVYALGMASFTIIMGNAFAAFPIMTAAVGWPVLVERFGAHPAPLFAIGMLAGYCGTLCTPMAANFNLVPPALLEMKDRYLQIKVQIPTAIALFAVNVALMLVLPFSNL; translated from the coding sequence GTGATCACCGCCGAGTGGATCTTCTGGCTCGCGGGCGCGTTCTTCCTCGCGACCGGCGTGCAGATCGCCTTCGACCACTCGCATGCGCAACGCTGGACGAACTGCGCGTTCTGGTCGCTGCTCGGCCTTTCGTTCTTCTACGGCAGCTTCGTCTCGCTGCTTCCGCTGTGGCCGCTCGGTCTGGCGGTCATCGCCATGGCGCTCATCGCCGGCTTCGGCCTCACGTCGCCCGGCACGGTGAGTACTACGACCGAGGCCGAACGCGAAGAGGGTGCGCGCAGCAAAGGTGATCTGCTGTTCGCGCCGGCATTGACGATCCCGGTCGTGACGATCGCTTTTGCCGTCGGCATCAGCAAGATCGCGATCGGCGGCGTGCCGCTCCTCGCGAAAGGTCAGGCGACGCTCGTCGGACTGGGCGTTGCGGTCATCGTCGCGCTGATCGTCGGCGTCGTGCTGCTGAAGCCGAAGCAGCCGTTCGTCGCGCTGCGCGAGGGCCGTCGGCTGCTGGAATCGGTCGGCTGGGCGGTATTGCTGCCGCAAATGCTGACGGTGCTCGGCGGGCTGTTCACGCAGGCTGGCGTCGGCACCGCCGTCGGAGCGATCGCGCAGCACGTCGTACCCGAGCAGTCGAGAATGTTTGCAGTGATCGTCTACGCGCTCGGCATGGCATCGTTCACGATCATCATGGGCAACGCGTTCGCGGCCTTCCCGATCATGACCGCCGCCGTCGGATGGCCTGTCCTGGTGGAACGCTTCGGCGCACACCCGGCGCCGCTCTTCGCCATCGGGATGCTCGCCGGGTACTGCGGTACGCTCTGCACGCCGATGGCGGCGAACTTCAACCTCGTGCCGCCCGCGCTGCTCGAGATGAAAGACCGCTACCTTCAGATCAAGGTGCAGATACCGACGGCAATCGCGCTATTCGCCGTCAACGTCGCGTTGATGTTGGTCCTGCCGTTCTCGAATTTATAG
- a CDS encoding OsmC family protein, with amino-acid sequence MDTESLRALQAPIKDRYRTEPDAALITLRASGRVDDPEGLSCSVETGRALVRAGLHPATGGDGTLACSGDMLLQALVACAGVTLRSVATAKNIQLRSGTVYAEGDLDFRGTLGVDRAAPVGFKNIRLRFDLDADITPDEVATLQKLTERYCVVYQTLASGIKPEVDFRVAPPHG; translated from the coding sequence ATGGATACCGAGAGCTTGCGCGCTCTACAGGCGCCGATTAAGGATCGTTATCGCACCGAGCCCGATGCCGCGCTCATCACGCTTAGGGCAAGCGGCCGGGTCGATGACCCCGAAGGGCTCAGCTGCAGCGTTGAGACCGGACGGGCGCTCGTGAGAGCCGGCCTGCACCCGGCAACGGGTGGCGATGGTACGCTTGCTTGTTCAGGTGATATGTTGTTGCAGGCACTCGTCGCGTGTGCAGGCGTTACGCTGAGGTCGGTCGCAACGGCGAAAAACATTCAGCTACGAAGCGGAACCGTTTATGCGGAGGGAGACTTGGACTTCCGCGGCACCTTGGGTGTCGACCGCGCTGCGCCGGTCGGCTTCAAGAATATTCGGCTTCGCTTCGACCTTGACGCGGATATAACGCCCGACGAAGTTGCCACACTTCAAAAATTGACGGAACGATATTGCGTCGTCTATCAGACGCTTGCAAGTGGGATAAAGCCGGAAGTCGATTTCCGCGTCGCGCCGCCCCACGGTTAA
- a CDS encoding DUF5069 domain-containing protein — MSTDFRDGKTFPRRGREALGESLWLARVFDKARAKANRTQDGYIYPCPMDRAMMRHWGIGPSDFTTAIGTHSTDDQILAWLSQRVTPDRMQTANAWMLRQTDSLDRHDAEEGVPGAIAPRWPSRDVIRGLAVAAIILLVSWLARVWHH; from the coding sequence ATGTCGACTGACTTTCGAGATGGGAAGACGTTCCCTCGGCGAGGCCGAGAGGCGCTGGGCGAATCCCTATGGCTAGCCCGCGTTTTCGACAAGGCGCGCGCAAAAGCGAACCGCACGCAAGACGGCTACATCTATCCATGTCCGATGGACCGCGCGATGATGCGGCATTGGGGTATAGGCCCGAGCGATTTCACGACCGCGATCGGCACGCACTCAACCGACGACCAGATCCTTGCATGGCTATCCCAGCGTGTCACTCCCGATCGCATGCAGACGGCGAACGCGTGGATGCTACGTCAAACGGATTCCCTGGATCGACACGATGCGGAGGAAGGCGTGCCTGGCGCGATTGCGCCAAGATGGCCGTCGCGAGACGTAATCCGCGGACTTGCCGTCGCGGCGATAATATTGCTCGTCAGCTGGCTTGCCCGCGTGTGGCACCACTAG
- a CDS encoding class I SAM-dependent methyltransferase translates to MDFVNSYEDAKRANAYSTLQFANTYFLAYRDLPAIIANHVAGKSALDFGCGTGRSTRFLQSLGFDVIGVDSSEDMLRLARDTDPSGDYRLIPGDDFTGLGVGNFDLVLSAFTLDNVPGVMKGRIISDLGKLLTPNGAVVSIVSSPEIYTHEWASFSTKDFPENASAKSGDVVRIVVTDLHDRRPVEDILCTDDSYQEIFANAGLNAIQTLRPLATRSEPYAWDNETTLAPWVIYVLKRAS, encoded by the coding sequence ATGGACTTCGTCAACAGCTATGAGGATGCCAAACGCGCCAACGCCTACTCCACGCTCCAATTTGCCAACACGTACTTCCTCGCATACCGTGACTTGCCGGCGATAATCGCCAACCACGTGGCGGGAAAGAGTGCGCTCGATTTCGGCTGTGGGACTGGCAGATCGACCAGATTTCTCCAATCGCTTGGGTTCGACGTCATCGGCGTGGACAGTTCGGAGGACATGCTGAGGCTAGCTCGCGACACCGATCCTTCCGGCGATTACCGTTTGATTCCGGGCGATGACTTCACCGGACTTGGCGTTGGGAATTTCGACCTCGTGCTCTCCGCCTTTACACTCGACAACGTTCCGGGCGTGATGAAGGGGAGAATCATTTCCGATCTCGGCAAGCTGCTGACACCGAACGGGGCCGTCGTCAGCATCGTTTCGTCTCCCGAGATTTACACGCATGAATGGGCATCGTTTTCGACCAAAGATTTCCCGGAGAACGCTTCGGCGAAGTCCGGCGATGTCGTACGCATCGTCGTGACCGATCTCCATGATCGCAGACCGGTCGAAGACATCCTGTGTACCGACGACTCATATCAGGAGATATTCGCTAATGCCGGCCTGAACGCGATCCAAACCCTGCGGCCGCTAGCAACCCGTAGTGAACCTTATGCGTGGGACAACGAGACCACCTTAGCTCCGTGGGTGATTTACGTTTTGAAGCGAGCGTCGTAG
- a CDS encoding ice-binding family protein: MRILTPLQALSAAAALTLLAGCSGGSAIAPKPFTLQGHEHTTMGRTVAAVGPMAQLTAAVNPDRAIKRVPLGSAAKFAVLAADTVTNAGPTIVAGDLGVSPGSTVTGFPPGKVIDGSIHAGDPVAARAHRDLTTAYNNAAGRKNPTMVPADIGGMTLRPGLYKAPVSLAITGNVTLDGHNDSDSVFIFQVPSTLTTSVNSSVTLINRAKARNIFWQVGSSATLKTGSIFKGVILAHASISLGRGATVVNGRLLARIGAVTLLRNTVTEPDP, from the coding sequence ATGCGTATTCTCACACCACTTCAAGCGCTGAGCGCAGCGGCTGCGTTAACGCTGCTTGCCGGCTGCTCCGGCGGTTCGGCAATTGCGCCGAAGCCGTTCACTCTCCAAGGCCACGAGCACACGACGATGGGCCGCACAGTTGCCGCTGTGGGCCCGATGGCCCAGCTCACGGCAGCCGTCAATCCTGATAGGGCGATAAAGCGAGTGCCACTTGGATCGGCCGCAAAATTTGCGGTGCTGGCCGCCGACACCGTCACCAACGCCGGTCCGACCATCGTGGCCGGCGATCTCGGCGTGAGTCCGGGCTCGACGGTGACCGGATTCCCGCCGGGAAAAGTGATCGACGGTTCGATACATGCCGGTGATCCTGTCGCGGCGCGAGCTCATCGCGATTTGACCACCGCGTACAACAATGCGGCCGGACGAAAGAACCCGACCATGGTGCCCGCCGATATCGGCGGCATGACCCTCCGGCCCGGCCTCTACAAAGCGCCGGTGTCACTGGCGATCACTGGGAACGTCACGCTAGATGGTCACAACGACTCCGACAGCGTCTTTATCTTCCAGGTGCCGTCCACCCTGACGACGTCGGTCAATAGTAGCGTCACGCTGATCAACCGCGCCAAAGCGCGCAACATCTTCTGGCAGGTCGGCAGCTCGGCAACCCTTAAGACGGGGTCGATTTTCAAAGGGGTCATTCTGGCGCACGCATCGATTTCTCTGGGTAGAGGCGCCACGGTGGTGAATGGGAGATTGTTGGCGCGGATCGGTGCAGTAACATTACTCCGTAATACAGTTACCGAGCCCGACCCGTAA